One Brassica napus cultivar Da-Ae chromosome A5, Da-Ae, whole genome shotgun sequence DNA window includes the following coding sequences:
- the LOC111200427 gene encoding small polypeptide DEVIL 7-like: protein MKTQQTMREEAVKNLEKKKKSCSPRGVGKFLNKKKGKFYIIGKCITMLLCAHE, encoded by the coding sequence ATGAAAACACAACAAACAATGAGGGAGGAGGCAGTGAAGaatttggaaaagaaaaagaagtctTGTTCACCGAGAGGAGTTGGGAAGTTTCTGAACAAGAAGAAAGGAAAGTTCTACATCATTGGGAAATGTATTACTATGCTTCTTTGTGCACACGAGTGA
- the LOC106363342 gene encoding B3 domain-containing protein REM9-like, with protein sequence MAIPHEPHFFKPLLPGFHSGVTIPLAFFSKHIEGKTNQKTWKLRSDASDQTWEVILEGMTLTGGWKDFTTTHDLQIGDLVIFKHEGNMVFHVTPFGPSCCEIQYTHPHIIKEEADSGDADDNEIRGTVAMSSFSYDFCFLAEVTASNLKAYKLYLPKRATSSTALNKQCQEMILVNKEGNSWTASLRFSESGGMYYITRGWGKFCRDNRCDIGDLFVFNLVGDGKTTPLLCVCPESKVCSELLSKHLSRKRGDIASSSRVN encoded by the exons ATGGCGATTCCACATGAACCTCATTTCTTTAAGCCTCTGCTTCCTGGTTTCCACAGTGGCGTC ACAATACCACTTGCCTTCTTCTCAAAGCACATAGAAGGGAAGACGAACCAGAAAACATGGAAACTAAGATCGGACGCTTCAGATCAAACTTGGGAAGTGATACTAGAAGGCATGACACTCACCGGAGGTTGGAAAGATTTCACCACAACACACGACCTTCAAATCGGTGACCTTGTCATCTTCAAACACGAAGGAAACATGGTGTTTCATGTGACTCCTTTTGGTCCTAGCTGTTGTGAGATTCAGTATACACATCCTCACATCATCAAGGAAGAAGCCGACTCCGGTGATGCTGATGACAATGAGATTA GAGGAACAGTGGCaatgtcttctttctcatacgACTTCTGTTTTTTGGCTGAGGTCACTGCTTCAAATCTAAAAGCATACAAACTT TATCTTCCTAAGCGAGCTACTAGTTCTACTGCTTTGAACAAGCAATGCCAAGAGATGATACTAGTGAACAAAGAGGGAAACTCATGGACTGCGAGTTTGCGATTTAGCGAATCAGGCGGCATGTATTACATCACAAGGGGCTGGGGAAAGTTCTGTCGTGATAACAGATGCGACATAGGAGACTTATTTGTCTTCAATCTGGTTGGAGATGGGAAAACTACTCCCTTGTTGTGTGTATGCCCGGAAAGTAAAGTGTGTTCTGAACTACTGAGCAAACACTTGAGCAGAAAGCGTG GTGATATTGCTTCAAGCTCACGGGTGAATTAG
- the LOC106367499 gene encoding uncharacterized protein LOC106367499, with the protein MITRSYSVVAYCNQRKEKKKAEEMALSSMTWAYARIIAGTLLGGTLGFYVMHRVEVSYKMKMEEALRQYEKDMKKRQEEENLGHISEDSV; encoded by the exons ATGATAACGAGATCATACAGTGTTGTTGCATACTGTAATCAGAGGAAGGAAAAGAAGAAAGCAGAGGAAATGGCGTTGAGCTCGATGACATGGGCTTACGCACGGATCATAGCTGGAACACTTCTCGGTGGGACTCTCGGATTCTACGTAATGCACCGCGTCGAAGTTAGCTACAAG ATGAAGATGGAGGAAGCGTTAAGGCAATACGAGAAGGACATGAAGAAGagacaagaagaagagaatctCGGTCACATCAGCGAAGATTCAGTCTAG
- the LOC106367497 gene encoding carbon catabolite repressor protein 4 homolog 3 — translation MRSVACSWSRPTGASRISFGGHLSSGFHRSHHLSSSLSFPSSGDASFLVSCSSTSGPSDHNDSSNRSYSRRWYNRLPRRRQADQMPTSRIARDWIDSDTSTVSEDSDRFTVVSYNILGDRNSSYHKDLYSNVSFPYLKWGYRKRLICEELIRLRPDIICMQEVDKYFDLFSMMEKAGYAGSYKRRTGDNIDGCAMFWKADRFRVLERENIEFSQFGMRDNVAQLSVLELRKSKSRRLLVGNIHVLYNPSRGDVKLGQIRSLCSKAHLLSKKWGDIPIVLGGDYNSLPQSPLYNFLASSELNIMKHDKRELSGQRNRLPNQVLETGSKPSNTITSISRCLSSSWTNEEIRLATGQENSYWAVHPLKLNSSYASVKGSTNTRDSIGEPLATSYHSKFLGTVDYLWYSDGIAPARVLDTLPIDVLCRTRGLPCQELGSDHLALVSEFFFEPNG, via the exons atgcGTAGCGTGGCTTGTTCTTGGTCACGGCCAACCGGAGCTTCTCGAATCTCCTTTGGTGGTCACCTTTCGTCTGGATTTCACCGCTCTCATCATTTATCGTCATCTCTCTCTTTTCCATCCTCTGGCGATGCGAGCTTCCTCGTGTCCTGCTCCTCCACATCTGGACCGTCCGATCATAACGATTCTTCAAACCGCTCGTACAGCCGTCGATGGTACAACCGTCTTCCTCGGCGTCGACAAGCCGATCAAATGCCTACTTCACGGATTGCTCGTGACTGGATTGATTCGGATACCTCTACCGTGTCTGAAG ATTCAGACAGATTCACGGTCGTGTCATACAACATACTGGGAGATAGAAACTCGTCATATCACAAGGATTTGTACTCCAACGTCTCGTTTCCTTACCTCAAGTGGGGTTACCGCAAAAGGTTGATATGCGAGGAACTCATTCGTCTCAGACCAGACATAATCTGTATGCAG GAAGTAGACAAGTATTTCGATCTATTCAGCATGATGGAGAAAGCTGGATATGCTGGCTCCTACAAG CGGCGAACTGGAGATAACATTGATGGATGCGCAATGTTTTGGAAGGCCGACAG gtttcgggttttggagaGGGAAAACATTGAATTTAGCCAGTTTGGGATGCGTGATAACGTTGCACAGCTTTCTGTTCTCGAG CTGAGGAAGTCTAAGTCAAGAAGGCTACTGGTGGGTAACATTCACGTGCTTTATAATCCAAGTAGAGGAGATGTGAAGCTTGGTCAG ATCCGTTCGCTCTGCTCAAAGGCTCACTTACTCTCTAAGAAATGGGGTGATATTCCTATTGTTCTAGGCGGAGATTACAATAGCTTACCGCAG AGTCCATTGTACAACTTCTTGGCGTCCTCTGAG CTGAATATAATGAAACATGACAAAAGAGAGCTGTCTGGGCAGAGAAATCGTCTTCCCAACCAAGTTCTTGAGACAGGAAGCAAACCTAGTAATACAATAACTTCCATAAGCAG ATGCTTAAGTAGCTCTTGGACCAACGAAGAGATCCGTCTTGCGACAGGCCAAGAGAACTCGTACTGGGCTGTGCACCCGTTGAAACTCAACAGCTCATACGCATCAGTTAAG GGTTCAACAAATACAAGGGACTCTATTGGTGAACCTCTAGCAACCTCATACCACTCCAAATTTCTTGGAACGGTTGATTACCTCTg GTATTCAGATGGTATTGCACCTGCAAGAGTTCTTGATACACTTCCCATTGATGTCCTCTGCAGAACCAGAGGCCTTCCTTGTCAA GAGTTGGGTAGCGATCACTTGGCATTGGtttctgaatttttctttgAACCGAATGGTTGA